One segment of Zonotrichia albicollis isolate bZonAlb1 chromosome 4, bZonAlb1.hap1, whole genome shotgun sequence DNA contains the following:
- the RAP1B gene encoding ras-related protein Rap-1b — protein sequence MREYKLVVLGSGGVGKSALTVQFVQGIFVEKYDPTIEDSYRKQVEVDAQQCMLEILDTAGTEQFTAMRDLYMKNGQGFALVYSITAQSTFNDLQDLREQILRVKDTDDVPMILVGNKCDLEDERVVGKEQGQNLARQWNNCAFLESSAKSKINVNEIFYDLVRQINRKTPVPGKARKKSSCQLL from the exons ATGCGTGAATACAAGCTAGTGGTTCTTGGTTCTGGAGGTGTTGGAAAGTCTGCTCTG ACTGTACAGTTTGTTCAAGGAATATTTGTTGAAAAATACGATCCTACGATAGAAGACTCCTACAGAAAG CAAGTTGAAGTAGATGCACAACAGTGTATGCTTGAAATCTTAGATACTGCAGGAACG GAACAGTTTACAGCGATGAGAGATCTATACATGAAAAACGGACAAGGTTTTGCGTTAGTATATTCCATCACAGCTCAATCTACATTTAATGATTTACAGGATCTAAGAGAACAGATTCTTCGAGTCAAAGACACTGATGAT GTGCCTATGATTCTGGTTGGCAATAAGTGTGACTTGGAAGATGAAAGAGTTGTGGGAAAGGAGCAAGGTCAGAACCTAGCAAGGCAATGGAATAACTGTGCATTCTTAGAGTCTTCTGCAAAATCAAAGATAAATGTTAACGAG ATCTTTTATGACCTTGTGCGACAAATTAACAGAAAAACTCCAGTGCCTGGAAAAGCACGCAAAAAGTCATCATGTCAGCTACTTTAA